A section of the Streptomyces sp. V3I8 genome encodes:
- a CDS encoding GAF and ANTAR domain-containing protein — protein sequence MALGDLAAVLESLRPVPGGGSLVGADAERCAHALGVDGVAVSVTPGSGLDELLWATRGVSRQLEDLQFTLGQGPGPEVAASGTAVLVPDLSAEPPARWPALLPEALTLGIGAVFCLPLRLGGVCLGAMTLQRARAGPLEKSLLTDAWIVTHALTAALVQDEESWEAFAAAEDSSHFYRAAVHQATGVISVQAGVSLAEALIRLRAYAFRQGRPLLEVAQDVVARRVHFRQDDGDEPDSFAGGGTEGP from the coding sequence GTGGCCCTGGGAGATCTTGCCGCCGTGCTGGAGAGCCTGCGCCCGGTCCCCGGCGGCGGGAGCCTGGTCGGCGCGGACGCCGAGCGGTGCGCCCACGCGCTGGGCGTCGACGGGGTGGCCGTGTCCGTGACACCCGGCAGTGGGCTGGACGAACTGCTGTGGGCCACCCGCGGTGTCAGCAGGCAGCTCGAGGACCTGCAGTTCACGCTGGGCCAGGGACCGGGCCCGGAGGTCGCAGCCTCGGGCACGGCCGTTCTGGTGCCCGACCTGTCGGCCGAACCGCCCGCCCGGTGGCCCGCCCTGCTGCCCGAGGCCCTGACGCTGGGCATCGGTGCGGTGTTCTGTCTTCCGCTGCGGCTCGGTGGGGTCTGCCTGGGCGCCATGACCCTGCAGCGGGCGAGGGCCGGCCCGCTGGAGAAGTCGCTGCTGACCGATGCGTGGATCGTCACGCACGCGCTGACCGCCGCACTGGTCCAGGACGAGGAGTCGTGGGAGGCCTTCGCCGCCGCCGAGGACAGTTCGCACTTCTACCGGGCCGCCGTGCACCAGGCCACCGGAGTGATCAGTGTGCAGGCGGGCGTGTCCCTGGCCGAGGCCCTGATCCGGCTGCGGGCGTACGCCTTCCGCCAGGGGCGGCCGCTGCTGGAGGTCGCCCAGGACGTGGTGGCCCGGCGGGTGCACTTCCGCCAGG
- a CDS encoding ANTAR domain-containing protein, with protein sequence MTASRTAAVELAALHMDYPDPSSSLVRSCRTELGDVCSVGLTLAVDAALAQRVSLAATGPLAARGEALQINLGEGPCVEALNHRRAVLVPDLDDPDATAAWPVYAQQARADGIRAAFALCAVLQPGRTGPQPGLVLSVYRARPGPLPDADLEAVRVHLHAADLLLLTVPVPGEDDIADAWLLPADAVVHQATGMISYRHDVTTGQALALLRAHAHTRRTDLHDLARAVVHEGLRLPPLPPPDPTDR encoded by the coding sequence ATGACAGCCTCCCGGACGGCAGCTGTCGAGCTGGCCGCCCTCCACATGGACTACCCCGATCCGTCGAGCAGCCTCGTGCGGTCGTGCCGGACGGAGCTGGGGGACGTCTGCTCGGTGGGACTGACGCTGGCGGTGGACGCCGCTCTCGCCCAGCGCGTCTCCCTGGCCGCCACGGGCCCCCTGGCCGCCCGGGGCGAAGCCCTGCAGATCAACCTCGGGGAAGGCCCGTGCGTCGAGGCCCTCAACCACCGCAGGGCGGTTCTCGTCCCCGACCTCGACGACCCGGACGCCACCGCCGCCTGGCCCGTCTACGCCCAGCAGGCCCGCGCGGACGGCATCCGGGCCGCCTTCGCGCTCTGCGCCGTCCTCCAGCCCGGGCGGACCGGCCCTCAGCCGGGTCTCGTCCTGTCCGTCTACCGCGCCCGGCCCGGCCCCCTGCCCGACGCGGACCTGGAGGCCGTGCGCGTCCACCTGCACGCCGCCGACCTGCTGCTCCTGACGGTGCCCGTCCCCGGCGAGGACGACATCGCCGACGCCTGGCTCCTGCCGGCCGACGCCGTCGTCCACCAGGCCACGGGCATGATCAGCTACCGCCACGACGTCACCACCGGTCAGGCGCTGGCTCTGCTGCGCGCCCATGCCCACACCCGCCGGACGGATCTGCACGACCTGGCCCGGGCCGTCGTCCACGAGGGGCTGCGCCTGCCGCCGCTGCCCCCGCCGGATCCCACCGACCGCTGA
- a CDS encoding copper homeostasis protein CutC, which yields MSERAVLEVIALDAGDAVAAEAGGADRLELVTDMAADGLTPPVAVFAGVRAAVGIPLRVMLRLADGFDAGDVRALVRAARELRAAGADEFVLGFLDGAGDPDLPALESVLGELDGCRWTFHRAIDRAADRDALRKRLSDLPGLDTYLTAGAAGGVDEGLPTLLAEAGRRGEPGYEPRLLVGGGLRLEHVPRLVAGGVDAFHIGGAARPGGWSAPVSATAVRTWRAALDTA from the coding sequence ATGAGCGAGCGTGCAGTCCTGGAGGTGATCGCCCTCGACGCCGGGGACGCGGTCGCCGCCGAGGCCGGAGGCGCGGACCGGCTGGAACTGGTCACCGACATGGCCGCCGACGGGCTCACCCCGCCGGTCGCGGTCTTCGCCGGGGTCCGGGCCGCCGTCGGCATCCCGCTGCGCGTGATGCTGCGGCTGGCCGACGGGTTCGACGCCGGTGACGTACGGGCGCTCGTACGGGCCGCGCGGGAGCTGCGGGCGGCCGGGGCGGACGAGTTCGTGCTCGGGTTCCTGGACGGGGCGGGGGACCCGGACCTGCCCGCGCTGGAGTCGGTACTGGGTGAACTGGACGGCTGCCGCTGGACGTTCCACCGGGCGATCGACCGGGCCGCCGACCGGGACGCCCTGCGCAAGCGGCTCAGCGACCTGCCGGGGCTGGACACGTACCTCACGGCGGGGGCGGCGGGCGGGGTGGACGAGGGGTTGCCGACGCTGCTCGCGGAGGCGGGGCGCCGGGGCGAGCCCGGGTACGAACCGCGGCTCCTCGTCGGCGGGGGACTCCGCCTGGAACACGTGCCCCGGCTGGTCGCGGGTGGTGTGGACGCGTTCCACATCGGCGGCGCGGCGCGGCCGGGCGGCTGGTCGGCCCCGGTCTCCGCGACCGCGGTCCGCACCTGGCGCGCCGCCCTGGACACGGCCTGA
- a CDS encoding Cmx/CmrA family chloramphenicol efflux MFS transporter has protein sequence MPLAVYVLGLSVFALGTSEFMLSGLLPAVADDMHVSIPRAGLLISAFAVGMVVGAPLLAVATLRLPRRTTLVALIGVFGLGQIAGALAPDYTVLFVSRVVSALACAGFWAVGAAVAVAMVPVNARARALAVMIGGLSIANVLGVPAGAFLGERLGWRAAFWAVGGASAIALAGVATLIPRIPLPDERPRLRNELRIYRDRQVWLTVSLIAFSAGGVFCAFSYLAPLLTDVAGLDEGWVPAVLALFGIGALLGTAIGGRIADAHLFGVLLSGIAASTVLLVTLALLAQYAVAAAALAFLLGVSAFYTAPALNSRLFDVASAAPTLAAATTTAAFNLGNTAGPWIGGATIDAGLGFASTAWAGAGLTVAAGVLTALSLHLHRRGTAASRVVTGAVTVPPPRTAATGKTLDRSAN, from the coding sequence ATGCCCCTGGCCGTCTACGTCCTCGGGCTCTCCGTCTTCGCGCTCGGCACCAGCGAGTTCATGCTCTCCGGTCTGCTGCCGGCGGTCGCGGACGACATGCACGTGTCCATCCCGCGGGCGGGCCTGCTGATATCGGCCTTCGCGGTCGGCATGGTCGTCGGCGCGCCCCTGCTGGCCGTGGCGACGCTGCGGCTGCCCCGCCGTACGACCCTCGTCGCACTCATCGGGGTCTTCGGCCTCGGCCAGATCGCGGGCGCCCTCGCCCCCGACTACACCGTGCTCTTCGTGTCCCGGGTCGTCAGCGCGCTGGCCTGCGCCGGGTTCTGGGCGGTCGGCGCGGCCGTCGCCGTCGCCATGGTCCCGGTGAACGCCCGCGCCCGCGCGCTCGCGGTGATGATCGGCGGGCTGTCGATCGCGAACGTCCTCGGCGTCCCCGCGGGCGCCTTCCTCGGCGAGAGGCTCGGCTGGCGCGCGGCCTTCTGGGCGGTCGGCGGGGCCTCCGCGATCGCGCTCGCCGGGGTGGCCACGCTCATCCCCCGCATCCCGCTGCCCGACGAGAGGCCCCGGCTCAGGAACGAGCTGCGGATCTACCGCGACCGGCAGGTCTGGCTCACCGTCTCGCTGATCGCGTTCTCCGCGGGCGGCGTCTTCTGCGCGTTCAGCTACCTCGCCCCGCTGCTCACGGACGTGGCCGGGCTCGACGAGGGCTGGGTGCCCGCCGTGCTCGCGCTGTTCGGGATCGGCGCGCTCCTCGGCACGGCGATCGGCGGCCGGATCGCGGACGCCCACCTCTTCGGGGTGCTGCTCTCCGGCATCGCGGCCTCGACGGTCCTGCTCGTGACGCTCGCCCTGCTCGCGCAGTACGCCGTCGCGGCGGCCGCCCTCGCCTTCCTGCTCGGCGTCTCCGCCTTCTACACCGCCCCGGCCCTCAACTCCCGGCTGTTCGACGTCGCGTCCGCCGCCCCCACCCTGGCCGCCGCGACCACCACCGCCGCCTTCAACCTCGGCAACACCGCCGGCCCCTGGATCGGCGGCGCCACCATCGACGCGGGGCTCGGCTTCGCCTCCACGGCCTGGGCCGGAGCGGGCCTGACCGTCGCGGCGGGCGTACTGACCGCGCTCTCGCTGCACCTGCACCGACGCGGGACGGCGGCGTCGCGGGTGGTCACCGGAGCCGTGACCGTACCCCCGCCCCGGACCGCCGCGACCGGAAAAACGCTGGACCGCTCCGCGAACTGA
- a CDS encoding GNAT family N-acetyltransferase, translated as MRAMGGDQVEEAVSGAVAALRGAADRDWGVRAGRLEWSCRRTAEHIASDLISYAGQLAGRSADRYVPFRIDCDECESPEDLLQVVEATGALLAAAVRTTPREVRAFHPYPFRGADREGFAAMGVTEVLVHAHDVAEGLGIAYEPPAALCADVLTRIFPHVRPEPGPDHWRTLLWATGRGELPGRPALTSWHWSNTLVVPAERLTLQGVTPAAAADLRAGGTGGFEWITGGPFQGTRDAAGMVVKAYEAGVHRPEWGMFVLVRREDGRAVGGMGFHGAPDGEGRAEVGYDLAESARGNGYATEALRALSAWALAREDLTYLFATVDRANVPSQGVISRVGFTEVGTVEGEDGEQYAYELRG; from the coding sequence ATGCGAGCCATGGGCGGGGACCAGGTGGAAGAGGCCGTCTCGGGTGCGGTGGCGGCCCTGCGGGGCGCGGCCGACCGGGACTGGGGCGTCAGGGCGGGCCGTCTCGAATGGAGTTGCCGCAGGACGGCCGAGCACATCGCCTCGGACCTCATCTCGTACGCGGGCCAGCTGGCGGGCCGCTCCGCCGACCGTTACGTACCGTTCCGCATCGACTGCGACGAGTGCGAGAGCCCCGAGGACCTGCTCCAGGTCGTCGAGGCGACCGGCGCCCTGCTCGCGGCAGCCGTGCGCACCACCCCGCGGGAGGTGCGGGCCTTCCACCCGTACCCCTTCCGCGGCGCCGACCGTGAGGGCTTCGCCGCGATGGGCGTCACGGAGGTGCTCGTGCACGCGCACGACGTGGCCGAGGGCCTCGGCATCGCGTACGAGCCGCCGGCCGCGCTCTGCGCCGATGTGCTGACCCGCATCTTCCCGCACGTCCGCCCGGAGCCGGGCCCCGACCACTGGCGGACGCTCCTGTGGGCCACGGGCCGCGGCGAACTGCCCGGCCGGCCCGCCCTCACCTCCTGGCACTGGAGCAACACCCTCGTCGTCCCGGCCGAACGGCTCACCCTCCAGGGCGTCACCCCGGCCGCCGCCGCCGACCTGCGCGCGGGCGGCACCGGCGGCTTCGAGTGGATCACGGGCGGCCCCTTCCAGGGCACCCGGGACGCGGCGGGCATGGTCGTCAAGGCGTACGAGGCCGGGGTGCACCGGCCCGAGTGGGGCATGTTCGTGCTGGTCAGGCGCGAGGACGGCCGCGCGGTCGGCGGCATGGGCTTCCATGGCGCCCCGGACGGGGAGGGCCGCGCGGAGGTCGGTTACGACCTGGCGGAGTCGGCCCGCGGCAACGGCTACGCCACCGAGGCGCTGCGCGCCCTGTCGGCCTGGGCGCTGGCCCGCGAGGACCTCACGTACCTGTTCGCGACGGTCGACCGCGCCAACGTCCCCTCCCAGGGCGTGATCTCGCGGGTGGGCTTCACCGAGGTGGGCACGGTGGAGGGTGAGGACGGGGAGCAGTACGCGTACGAACTACGCGGCTGA
- a CDS encoding DUF4031 domain-containing protein, with protein sequence MTVYIDPPDWPGHGRMWSHLVSDVSYDELHAFARLLRIPARAFERDHYDIPSHRYEDAVRAGAVRVRSREVVRLLHASGLRRPKGRPGPGGHPDPVGRPDSAA encoded by the coding sequence GTGACCGTCTACATCGATCCGCCCGACTGGCCCGGGCACGGCCGCATGTGGTCCCACCTCGTGAGCGACGTGTCGTACGACGAACTGCACGCGTTCGCCCGGCTGCTGCGCATTCCCGCCCGCGCCTTCGAGCGGGACCACTACGACATCCCCTCGCACCGGTACGAGGACGCCGTGCGGGCCGGCGCGGTGCGGGTGCGCAGCCGCGAGGTCGTACGCCTCCTGCACGCGTCCGGGCTGCGCAGGCCCAAGGGGCGTCCGGGCCCGGGCGGACATCCGGACCCGGTCGGGCGTCCGGACTCAGCCGCGTAG
- a CDS encoding MurR/RpiR family transcriptional regulator, whose product MTHQVKEIFAGETPPPPAALAAKVRTLAPSMTRSMQRVAEAVAKDPAGCAALTVTGLAELTGTSEATVVRTARLLGYPGYRDLRLALAGLAAQQQSGRAPAVTADIAVDDPLTDVVAKLAYDEQQTLADTAAALDTVQLGAAVGALAVARRIDVYGVGASGLVAQDLTQKLLRIGLMAHAHNDPHLAVTNAVQLRAKDVAIAITHSGSTGDVIEPLRVAFEHGATTIAITGRPDGPVTQYADHVLTTSTARESELRPAAMSSRTSQLLVVDCLFIGVAQRTYETAAPALSASYEALAHRHRSAPR is encoded by the coding sequence GTGACCCACCAAGTGAAGGAAATTTTCGCGGGGGAAACCCCGCCACCCCCCGCAGCCCTCGCCGCAAAGGTCCGCACCCTCGCCCCCTCCATGACCCGCTCCATGCAGCGAGTGGCGGAGGCCGTGGCCAAGGACCCCGCCGGCTGCGCGGCCCTCACGGTCACCGGCCTCGCGGAGCTGACCGGCACCAGCGAGGCCACGGTCGTCCGCACCGCCCGCCTCCTCGGCTACCCCGGCTACCGCGACCTCCGCCTCGCCCTCGCCGGCCTCGCCGCCCAGCAGCAGTCGGGCCGGGCCCCCGCCGTGACGGCCGACATCGCGGTCGACGACCCCCTCACGGACGTCGTCGCCAAGCTGGCGTACGACGAACAGCAGACGCTCGCCGACACCGCCGCCGCGCTGGACACGGTCCAGCTCGGCGCCGCGGTCGGGGCGCTCGCGGTGGCCCGCCGCATCGACGTGTACGGCGTCGGCGCGTCCGGGCTGGTCGCCCAGGACCTCACGCAGAAGCTGCTGCGCATAGGGCTCATGGCCCACGCGCACAACGACCCCCACCTCGCCGTGACCAACGCCGTGCAGCTGCGCGCCAAGGACGTGGCGATCGCGATCACGCACTCCGGATCGACGGGCGACGTCATCGAACCGCTGCGGGTCGCGTTCGAGCACGGCGCCACGACGATCGCGATCACGGGCCGCCCGGACGGCCCGGTGACCCAGTACGCGGATCACGTCCTGACCACGTCCACGGCCCGGGAGAGCGAGTTGCGGCCGGCCGCGATGTCGTCCCGGACGAGTCAGCTGCTGGTGGTCGACTGCCTGTTCATAGGCGTCGCCCAACGGACGTACGAGACGGCGGCGCCGGCCCTTTCGGCATCGTACGAGGCGCTGGCCCACCGCCACCGGAGCGCTCCGCGCTGA